GCCCAGGCGGTCGGGGAGCTGCCCGACTGGGAACGGCTGCGCCGCGCCGGCGAGGCGATCAAGGACGACGTCCTGCACCACCTCGACCGCTACCTGGAGCAGCTCGAAGCCGCCGTCACCGCGCGCGGCGGGGTCGTGCACTGGGCGCGGGACGCCGCCGAGGCCAACGACATCGTGCTGCGGCTGTGCGGCGACGCCCGCGAGGTCGTCAAGGTCAAGTCCATGGCCACCCAGGAGATCGGGCTCAACGAGGCCCTGGCGGCGGCCGGGGTGCACGCCGTGGAGACCGACCTGGCGGAGCTGATCGTGCAGCTCGGCGACGACCGGCCGTCGCACATCCTGGTGCCCGCGATCCACCGCAACCGCAGCGAGATCCGCGAGATCTTCCGCGCCGCCGGCCTGGGCCCCGCCTCCGACGACCCGCGCGTGCTCGCCGAAGCCGCCCGCGCGCACCTGCGGCGCAAGTTCCTGTCGTGCGAGGTGGCGGTGTCCGGCGCGAACTTCGCGGTCGCCGACACCGGTTCCGTGGTGGTGCTGGAGTCCGAGGGCAACGGCCGGATGTGCCTGACGCTGCCGCGCAAGCTGATCACCGTGATGGGGCTGGAGAAGGTCGTGCCGACGTGGCAGGACCTCGAAGTGTTCCTCCAGCTGCTGCCCCGGTCCTCGACGGCCGAGCGGATGAACCCCTACACCTCGACCTGGACCGGCGTGACCCCCGGCGACGGCCCGGAGGAGTTCCACCTGGTGCTGCTGGACAACGGGCGCACCGCGACCCTCGCGGACCCGGTGGGGCGGCAGGCGCTGCGGTGCATCCGGTGCTCGGCGTGCCTCAACGTGTGCCCGGTCTACGAGCGGACCGGCGGCCGGTCCTACGGCTCGGTGTACCCGGGCCCGATCGGCGCGATCCTGACGCCGCAACTGGTCGACGACCCGCACGACGAGCAGGCCGCCTCCCTGCCGTTCGCGTCTTCGTTGTGCGGCGCGTGCTTCGAGGTGTGCCCGGTGCGCATCGACATCCCGTCCGTGCTCACGCACCTGCGCGCGCGGGCCGTGGAGGCGAAGGGGCGCAGTGCCGAGTCGGTCGCGATGGCCGCCGCCGCCTGGGTGTTCGCGTCGGCGTCCCGGTACGAGAAGGCGCAAAAGCTCGGTTCGCTGGCCCGGCTGTTCGCGCACGACGGCCGGATCTCCTGGCTGCCGGGACCGGGCGCGGCGTGGACGTCGTCCCGGGACGCCCCGGTGCCGGCCCGCGAACCGTTCCGCGAGTGGTGGAGGAAGAACCGTGGCTGACGCCCGTGCGGAGATCCTGGGCCGGGTGCGGGCGGCGCTGCGCGACAAGCCGGACACGCCCCCGGTGGTCCGCGACTACGTCCGCACCGGCGACGCTTCCGTCGAACTGCTCGCCGACCGGATCGCGCACTACCGCGCGACCGTCCACGTCGTCACGCCCGACGAGGTGGTGCCGTTGCTCGCGGAGCGCTTGGCGGGCAAGCGGATCGTCGTGCCGGACGGCCTGCCGTGGGACGTGCCGGGCGTGACCGCGCTGCGCGACCCGCTGACCGTCGAGGAGCTGGACCGGGCGGACGGCGTGCTCACCGGGTGCGCGGTGGCGATCGCGCAGACGGGGACGATCGTCCTGGACGGCGGCCCCGGTCAGGGCAGGCGGGCGCTCACCCTGCTCCCCGACCACCACGTGTGCGTGGTGCGGTCCGACCAGATCGCCGGCACCGTGCCCGAGGCCCTGGAACGCCTCGACCCGCTGCGCCCGCTGACCTTCATCAGCGGCCCGTCCGCCACCAGCGACATCGAACTGGACCGAGTGGAGGGCGTCCACGGCCCCCGCCGGCTGGAAGTCCTGGTCGTCACTTGAGCAGGCGCGACAGCCGCCGGTCGGCCAGGGGTTTGCCGCCGGTCTGGCAGGTCGGGCAGTACTGGAACGCCCGGTCGGCGAAGGACACCTCGCGGACCGTGTCGCCGCACACCGGGCACGGCAGGCCGGTGCGCGCGTGCACCCGCAGGCCCGAGCGCTTCTCGCCCTTGAGCCGCGCCGCCGACTGGCCGACCGAGCGGGCCACGGCGTCGTTCAGCACGTCCACGATGGCGACGTGCAGCCGGTCCAGGGCCTCGGCGTTGAGCTTGCCCGCGGTCGCGTAAGGGGACAGCTTCGCGGTGTGCATGATCTCGTCGGAGTACGCGTTGCCGATGCCGGCCATGAGCGTCTGGTCGGTCAACGCGGTCTTCAGGCGTTCCGTGCGCCCCTTGAACAGCTCTTCCAGCCGCTCACGGGACACCGACAGCGCGTCCGGACCCAAACGCGCCACGCCGGGCACGTCGGTCGGGTCGGTGACGATCCACGCCGCCAGGCCCTTCTTCGTGCCCGCCTCGGTCAGGTCGAACCCCGGCCCCTCGCCCGGCGGACCCAGGTGGACGCGCAGCGCCAACGGCCCCTTGCCCGGCTTGGGCGGGGCCACCGACAGGGTGTCCGACCAGCGCAGCCAGCCCGCGCGGGCCAGGTGGACGACCAGGTGCAGGCCGTCGCAGTCCAGGTCCAGGTGCTTGCCGTGCCGGCCGGCGCCGGTCACGGTGCGGCCCTGCAACTCCGTCCACGGCGGGCTGAACGTCTTCAGGACCTGCAACGACGCCACGTCCAGGCGGTGGACGACGCGCCCCACGGCGTGTTCGCGCAGGTGCTCGGCCAGCGCCTCGACCTCGGGTAGTTCCGGCACCGGACCAGTGTCACCCGAACGCCGCGATCAGTCGACCGGTTGCAGCGGGCCCTCCAGGTCCGGCAGCGAGTACATCTCGATCTTGCGCGCCACGTTGGCCATCTCGTTGCGCACGGTCAGGTAGCCGCGCACGGTGCCCACCCAGCGCTCGGGCGGCAGCTCGTCGGTCTTCTTCGACTCCGCCGCCACCAGCCACGGCCGGCGCACCGCCCACCGGGCCGGGAAGAACAGGAACAGCAGCACCAGCGCGAAGATCAGCCAGCCGGGGACGACGACCTCCTCCGGCGTCCACGCGACGAGCACCACGGCCATGACGATGACGATCGCCAGCATGAGCACACCGGGCCCCTGGCCGCCGCTGACGTCGTGCTCGAAGTCGGCGTCCTTCGCCGGGTTGCGCCACTCGATCTGGCTGCGCACCGTCCACATCCGGCCGTCCGCTCCGCGCACCAGCCGCGTCATCGCTTCTCTCCTCGTCAGCGCCTGACCTCCGACGATCTCAACGCTACCGGCAAACCCCTGCATCCAGTGGGTGAACCGGGTGGTCGCGGTTCGTGGTCACGTGGCCTTGAGGCTGGACGAGGTGGGGCTGAGCGTCACCGTGGTGGGTGTCACCGTCGGCGCGGCGGAGGTCGTGCTGACGAACGCCGTCTTGGTCGGCTCGGCGGTGGTCGTCGTGGTCGCGGTGGTCGCCACCGGCTCGTTCGGCGGCTCCTGGAACAGCCGGACCTCGCTGGACGTCGTCGGCGCGCCCGAAGGCACCGGCACCGCCAGGACCTGCTGGGACGAGCTGGTCGGCCGCTCGGTGACGGTCTCGGTCACCACGCTGGTCCGCACCTGGGTGTGGTCGACCCGGTGGACCTGCACCGACGTCGGCGCGGGCGACTCGGCGCTGGTCGGCGCGCCGGTCACGGTGGCGTTCGTCGAGCACAGCGCCAGCACGTTCTCGCCGTCGCTGCCCTGCGGCCCGGTCTGCAGCAGCGCCGGGCCGGGACCACCGGTGAACGCGCCCGCCACCATCCCGAACAGGCCCACGGCGGCGGCCGAAGCCACCCCGGCGAGCACCAGCTTCACCCGTCCGGTGAGCCACGCCGCCTTGCCCAGCACGGCCGGGGCCACCAGGGCGGTCGCCGCGACCGGCACCGCGATCGACGCCGCGTGCGCCCGCAGCGACGAGCACACCTCCGTCAGCTCGGCGTGCAGGGCGTTGCAGGACGAGCAGGTCTGGAGGTGCTTGCGGATGCGCCGCTGCTCGGCGCCCTGCACCCCGCCCGCCGTGTACGTGCCGAGCTTGGACAGCACCGAGCTGCACGCGCGCGGCCCGGAGTCCTCGGCCAGGTGCGCCTGGAGGTACGCGGCGCGCAGCCCCTCCCGCGCCCGGCGGGCCAGCGCGGCCATCGCGTTCGGGCTCAGGCCGAAGCTCGGCGCCACCGCCGCGGGCCGCGCGCCCTCCACCTCGACCTGCCACAGCACGCTGCGCCACCGCTCGGGCAGGCTGGTGAACGCCCGCGAGATCAGGGTGTGCTCGGCCCGGCCGACAGTCGCGTCGGGGAACGGCTCCACCCGGCGGGACAGCTCCTCGTCGTCCACCGGCACGTCCCGGCGGCGCCCGCTCCACTCCCACGCCACCCGGCGCGCGACGGTCAGCAGGTAGGTCCGGACGTGGTCGGTGGGCCCGGTGCCCCGGCGGATGGCCTGGAGGACCCGGAAGAACGCCTCGGCGGTCAGGTCGTCGGCTTCGGCGTGTTCACGGACGTGCCGGAGGGCGAACCGACGAACGGCGTCGGCGTGTCGGCTGAACAGCTCGCCGTAGGCGGTGTCGTCGCCCGCCCTGACCCTGGCGAGCAGTTCCCGGTCGAAATCGGCATCTCCGGCCATCCCGCCCGGCACCTCCCGCCCGCCTTCAGTCGTACCCGGTCAAGATGCCACAGCTGGATCGAACCGCCCCGAAGCGATAGCGAGCCGATACCGAAGACCAGTCGGTCGGCGTAGGCCGTTCGGAGCAGTCCGACCGGCCGGGCACCGGATCGCGGTCGGTGACGAGCCGGTTACGGGAAGGCGTCAGGTGGTCCCGGACCCCGCCCCGGGCGCCGCCGCGGCGAGTAGTCTCCTGCCGCGTGGTCGATTGGCGCACAAGGGCTTCCGCCCTCCTCCCCGAGCTGGGCGCCGTCATCGAGCGCGAGTCCTGGTCGTGCCACGTGTTCCTGTCGGAGCTGTGGCAGCTCGCCCTGGAGGCGCACCGGGACGACGACCGGGACACGCTGACCCGGGTGTACGGCTTCGCGCACTGGTGCTTCCAGCAGGAGCAGTTCCTGTCCAACGCGTCGGTGGTCAGCTTCTACGAGCACGTGTTCGACGAGTGGGAGCTGCGGCACCTGGTGGCGCCTTGGCTGCCGGGCGAGGTCGTCGACAAGGTCCGGCCGCTGTGGGAGTGGCGGTGGCCGGCGGAGCGGTTGGCCGAGGTAGACCGCTTGTTGGAGGAAGTGCGACCCCCCGGTCGAAACGCGGTTTGAGGCTCCTGTATAGTTCTTACCTGTCAGGCGGATGTAGCGCAGTTGGTAGCGCATCACCTTGCCAAGGTGAGGGTCGCGAGTTCGAGTCTCGTCATCCGCTCGCTGAAGAAGGCGGGTACCCCAACGGGTGCCCGCCTTCTTCGTGTGTTCGCCGCAGCGGATCCCGCGCCACGCCGATAGGTTCGACCCCGACCGCGTTCGTCGAGTTCGGATGGAGTTCCGCGATGGCCAGCACCCGCAACGCCAGCACGCATTGGGAAGGCAACCTGCTCCAGGGCAGCGGCACCGTGACGCTGGAGTCGTCGGGCCTCGGCTCGTACGCGGTGTCGTGGCCGGCCCGCACCGACGAGGCCGCCAACGGCCGGACCAGCCCGGAGGAGCTGATCGCCGCCGCCCACTCGTCGTGCTTCTCGATGGCGTTCTCGCACGCGCTCGACCAGGCGGGCACGCCGCCCACGCAGCTGGACACGTCCGCCGCGGTGACCTTCCAGCCGGGCAAGGGGATCACCGGCGTCCACCTCACCGTGCGCGGTGTCGTGCCGGGCCTGGACCAGGACCAGTTCGCCGCCGCGGCCGAGGACGCCAAGAAGAACTGCCCGGTGAGCCAGGCGCTGGCGGGCACGACGATCACCCTGACGGCCGAACTGGCGTGACCGCCGATCGGCGGTACCGGGCCGGTACCACGCGTACCGACCCGGTACCAACTGCGTCGAAGGATTTGACCCGATCGAGTGAGGCCGGTAGTCAGGGTCAATGCTCACCGCTGCGGGTGGCCCGGCGCGACTCGCCGTCGGGGCATTGATCGGCGTCGTGATGGCCGCCCTGTTCGCGAACGGCGCCTCCGACGACCCGCTGGCGCCCTCGGGCCTGCCCGCCGACGGCGCGGACATCGTCGTGGTCACCGGCGCCTCCCAGCCCGGCCGCACCTCCACGACCAGCACCGCCGCCACCACGCGGACGTCTTCCAGCGGCGCGACGAGCTCCTCCAGCACCACGTCGTCGTCCACCACGACCACCGCGGAGTCGTCCACCACGACCACCGCGGCCCAGACGACGACCACCACGAAGCCACCGCAGACGACGACCAGACCCCCGACGACGTCGAGGACCACGACCACCACGACGACCAAGCCGCCGTGCGGGCTGATCTTCTGCTGATCTCCCCTGCCGCTCACGGAACGTGGTTTGGCAGGATCGCCGCGTGACGTTCAGCCAGGATCCCCTCCAGTCCCAGCCAGGCAACGACGCACCGACCCTCCGCATCAGCCCCGTCGCCACCACCCCACCCCCCGCCAAGCCGCAACCCACCCCGCCGCAGTCGAAGAAGAGCACCCTGCGCCGCCTCGCGCGGCGGATCGTCGGCCCGACGATCCTGACCAAGAAGTGACCTCCCGGGGGCGGCGTCCTCCCCCGGGCGGCGCCCCCGGCCCCGTGCGCCCGCACCCGCCGCCCGACCGTGTGCCGGATCTCGCCGGTCGCGGGTAACGATCCGGTCGTCTCCCGTGTGCCGGACCGCTCGATGCGCTCTCATAACCCCCGGCAAGAAGTCCTGGTGGGGAGACGTGCGATGGTGGACGAGTGGCAGTAGTGGTCCTGGGCGAGCCCGGTGTCGGGGCAGCACCCGCGCACCCGTGCCGCCGCCCGCACCCCGCTGCCCCACGCACCCGACCGGAGCCGGGTTCTCGAGCCGGCGCGCGCGGCGCGCCGCAACCCCCGCAGCCCTCGGCCGGCGGGCCCACGGGGTGCCGGCGCGGACCGGGCGCGTCGCCCGCCGGAGGCGTATGCGGGACGGGCGTCCCGGTACGTCACAATGACCTTCGCTTGAGCAGCTCTGGAGGGGCCCACCATGTCCTGGCAAGACGATCTTCGGCAGTTGGACACCGCCTTGGCCGAGGGACGGATCTCACCTGACGACTACCGTCGACGCAGGGACGAGCTGCTCGCGGGCGCGAGTTCCGCGCCGCCCGCCCAGCCCGGCGCGCCCGCCCCGGCCAGCCCGTTCGGGCAGCCGTTCCGCTGGGAGGCCCAGCCCCCGGCCGCCACGAACCCCGACGCCACCCAGGTCGTCGGCAACCCCGCCGGGCCCGCGAACCCCGACGCCACGCGCGTGGTCAGCGACCCGAACAAGGACTCCGAGCGGACGCAGTACGTGCGCCCGGTCACACCGCCGCAGGGCCAGCCGGTCGGTCAGCCCGCCGGTGGCTGGCCGCCGAGCGGCCCGCCGCAGCCCGCCGCCACCCCGTGGGGCGGCAACGACATGTACACGCCGGTGGACCAGCCGCCGGGGTGGATCGCGCAGGGCCCCGAGGTCTTCGACGACTCGCCGTCGTCGGGCAAGGGCAAGCGCATCGGGATCATCGTGGGCGTGGTCGTGCTGCTCGCCGCGATCGGCACCGGCGTCTACCTGTTCACCGGCAACGGCGGCAGTGGCGGTGGCGGGAACAACCAGGGCGGCGGTGACACGTCGGCCGCCCCGACCAGCACCACCAAGCCGAAGCCGACGGACCCGTACGAGGCCCTCCTCGAGGAGATCCCGAAGCTCAACGCGAAGACCGCGCCCAACAGCGGTGTGCTGACCACCGACGAGCTGGTCAGCAAGAAGGTGCTGTCGCAGGCCGAGGCGCAGATCCTGACCGAGGGCCAGGTGACCAAGACCGCGTGGCGCGGCGCGACGAAGTCCCCGGCCGTGGACGGCAAGGGCACGGAGCTGTTCAACGTGGTGGTGATCCCGACCGCCGACGAGGCCGCGGCGACGCGGGTCAGCGACCAGCTGCTGCTCAACCAGCGCGCCAACGGCTACATCAACATCGCCGAGCCGCTGCCGAACATGCCGCCGGCGGTGGTCTTCGACAAGAAGATCCTGCCCGAGGTGGGCGTGTACCGGGGCATCTACATCTCCGGCAAGAACGTCGTCCTGGTCGAGATCACGCAGAACCCGCTGCTGAACGAGGCTTCGCTGAGCGGCAGCTACCAGGACCAGATGAAGGCGATGATGAACCAGTTCGCCCCGGTGCAGTGACGCCGGTCAGGGCACTGCCGCTGGACGAGCACGACGGGTGCCTGCTCCTCGGCGCCGCGGGCGGGGTGACCTACCTCGACGGCGCCGAGGAACTGGTGGCGGCGATCGTCGGCGAGGCGGCGGACCGGTCGTCGCTCAGCGACGAGCTGCACTACGCGGCCAAGACGTGGGCCGAGCAGTACCACCTGGACCGGGGGCGCGCGAACGTGCTGCGCGCCCTCGACCTCCCGGCGGGCGCCGCCGTGCTGGAGATCGGCGCCGGGTGCGGCGCGATCACCCGGTACCTGGGCGAGCGGGTCGCGCTGGTGGACGCGGTCGAGCCGGTCGCGGCCCGGGCACGGGTCGCGGCGCGGCGCACCGCCGACCTGCCCGGCGTGCGGGTGTTCGCGGGCACGCTCGACCAGGTGCCGGTGGAACCCGCCTACGACCTGGCCGTCGTGGTCGGCGTGCTGGAGTACGTCGGCGCGGGCGCGGCGGACGACGCGCCCTACGTGGAGTTCCTGCGCTCGCTGCGCGCCCGGCTCAAGCCGGGAGGGGCGCTGGTGCTGGCGATCGAGAACCAGCTCGGCGTGAAGTACCTGGCGGGAGCGCCCGAGGACCACAGCGGGCGGCCGTGGGACGGGCCCCAGGGCTACCCGGACGGCGGGCCGGCGCGGACGTTCTCCCGCCGCCGGCTGCTGGCGCTGCTGGAGACCGCCGGGTTCCGGGTCGGCCGGGCGTTGGGCTGCTTCCCCGACTACAAGATCACCCGCGCGGTGCTGAGCCCCGAGCTGGTCGAGCGGTACCCGCGGCTGGCCGACGAGCTGCCGAGCTTCCCGAGCCCCGACTGGGGTTCCGACGCCGTGCGGCAGGCCGACGAGGCGCGGCTGTGGCACGAGTTCGCCGCGGCGGGCCTAGCCGCCGAGACGTGGAACAGCTTCCTGGTGCTGGCCTCCGCCGACGAGCCCGCCGCCGTGCTGTGGCCCGAGGACCGGCTCGCCTGCTACTTCAACACCGACCGCGCCGCCGCGTGGTGCACGCGGGGCGAGGTGCTCGACGGCCGCGTCCGCCGCACACCGCTGCGCCCGCAGCGCGACGAGGTGATCTCCATCCGGGAGTACGAGGAGCCCGTGTACGAGGGCGTCCCGCTGCTCACCGTGCTGGAGGCGGAGCCGTGGCGGGCCGCGGAGCTGCTCACCGCGTGGCGCGACATGCTGGCCGCCCGGCTCGGCGAGCTGGGCGCACCGGCCGTGTGGGACCTCGTGCCGCACAACCTGGTGGTCACCGCGGACGGGCTGTGCGCGATCGACCTGGAGTGGCGGGTCGAGGGCGCCGATCTGGAGTGGGTGGAGCAGCGGGGGTTGCTGCTCACCGCCGACCGGCTGGCGCGGTCGGGGTGGTCCGGCGCGGGCGAGCGCACCACGGTGCGGGACCTGGCGGGCTGGCTCGGCGTGCTGCTCGGCCACCCGCCGTCGTACGTGGACGAAGCCGCCGAACGGGAGGCGCACTTCCAGGCCGCGCGGATCTGCGGCGGCTGGACGGGACCCGGCCTGCGCCGGGAGCGGGAGTACCTGAGGGCGGCCTGGAGCACCCGGCTCGGCGAGTTCGTCGCAGGATGAGGGGTAGGACGTGACGGCGTACGTCGACATGCCGGCGGGACCGGTCGGTCACCGGTTCGAGCTGCGCGGGTGGGTCACCGACGTGGTATCGCTGGGCGAGGTGTCCGTGCACATCGCGGGCCGCCGGGCGGAGGTGCGCGAGGACGAGTACCCCGGCGCGCCCCGCGGCGCGGTCGGCTGGGTCGCCCTGACCGCGCACGCGGTGCCCAACGGCCCGCAGCCGGTCAGCGTGTTCGGGCCGGGCGGGGAGCTGCTCACCTCCGACGTGGTGGTGGTCGGCCCCGCCGGTGACGGCCCGCTGCACCTGGGGTCGCTGGACGGCCCGGAGGCGGACTCCACCGTGGAGGGCGACCTCGTCCTGGTCACCGGCTGGTCGCTGCTGGACAGCCGCGCGCCCAGCCGGATCGAGGTGTTCGTGGAGGGCAGCGGGGTGACCCGGGCGCGTTCCCGGCTGCCCCGCGCGGACGTGGCCGGCGCGTTCCCGGACTTCGCCGACGCGGGCGTGTGCGGGTTCGAGGCGCGGGTGCCGGTGGAGGTGCCGCCCGGTGCGGAGCGCCGGGTCTCGGTGCGGGTGCGGGTCAGCACGCACGGCGTGGGCGAGTGGACGTCCCCGGTCCGGTTCGTGACGGTCCGCAACCCGGACGGCGCGGCCGAGGACGACCTGCTGGCGGACCGGCTGGAGGAGCAGTCCACGCGCCTGCTCACCCGGGTGGAGGCGCGCCCGGACCCGAAGCACGTGCTGGTCCTGACGCACAGCCTCGCCATCGGCGGCGGCCAGCTCTGGCTCCAGGAACTGCTGACCGGCCTGGTGAAGAAGCACAACTGGGCCGCCACCGTCGTCACGCCGATCGACGGGGCGCTGCGGGACGATTGCACGGCGCTGGGCGTGCCGGTGCACCTGACCTCGCACTACCGGATCGGCGACATCGCGTCCTACGAGGGCCACGTCAGCGAGCTGGCGCTGCTGGCCAAGGCTTCCGGCGCCGGCGTGGCGCTGGTCAACACGCTCGGCGCGTTCGGCGCGGCGGACGCGGCCAAGCGGGCGGGCCTGCCCACGGCGTGGGTGGTGCACGAGAGCTTCGAACTGGCCGACTTCTCCTTCCTCAACTGGGGACCGGCCGGTCTGGCGCCGACGGTGAAGCGGCGCTGGGAGCACAGCCTGGGCGCGGTGGACCGCCTGCTGTTCGTCGCCGACGCGACGAAGGAGATGTTCGCCCGCTACTCGGCCCCGGAACGCTGCCGCACGATCCGGTACGGCACCCCGATGGTCCGGTTCGGCGGCCGGGTCGGCGAACACCGCCGCCGGGAGGCGCGCGAACGGCTCGGCGTGCCGCAGGACGCGTTGCTGCTGCTGAACGTCGGTGTGGTGGAGCCCCGCAAGGGCCAGGCCGGGTTGATCGCGGCCGTCGAGCGGATCCGCCCGCTGTTCCCCGAGTTGGTGCTCGCGGTGATCGGCCAGCACCCGACACCGTTCGGGCTGGCGCTGGACGACCTGGTGGAGCGGGGCGGGTTGACCGACAGCGTCCGGCTGGTGCCGATCCAGCGGGACCCGACGCCGTGGTTCCACGCCGCGGACTTCTTCGTGAACAGCTCGGACGTCGAGTCGCTGCCGCGGTCGATCCTGGAAGCGGTGTGCTGCGGGCTGCCGGTGGTGGCCAGCGACGTGTTCGGCGCGCGCGAGATGATCGAGGACGCGGTCACCGGCTGGCTGTTCGAGCCGAACGACGTGGACGCGCTCACCGTCGCGCTGCTGCGCGCGTTCGAGACGTCCGCCGACGAGCGGCGCGAGGTGGCCGGCCGCGCGTTCGACAAGCTGCGGGACTGGCTCGACCCGACGGGTTACGCCGACGAGTACTCCGAGGTGCTGACGGACCTCGCGAACCAAGGAATGCGGTCATGACTGACGAGGACCTGAGCGACCTGCCCGGCCCGGTGCTGGCCGAGCTGACGAGGCTGCGCGCCGAGCGGGTGGTCTTCGTGGCGGAGCGGGAGAAGCTGCTCGCGCAGTTGCGCGAGGCGGACGCGCAGGCGCACGCGCTGGTGGCCGATCGGGACCGGCTGGTGCAGGAGCTGGCGGTCCTGCCGGAGCGGCTGCGGGAACAGCGTGAGCAGGACGAGCGGGTCGCCGCCCTGGAGCGCGAGCTGGCCGACCTGCGCCTGCAGCGCGACGCGCTGCGCGAGGAACTGGGCGGCATCCGCACCGAGCGGGACCGCCTGCGGCTGCGGCTGCTGGACGCCGAGCTGGCGGCCCGAGGCGGCGAGCGCCCGGCGGCGAGCGGACCGGCGGCGCCGGCGGGCTCCCGCGACCGGCTCGCCGCGGCCGAGGCGCAGGCCGCGTTCCTGGCCCGCGAACTGGCCGCCACGAAGGCGACGGTGAGCTGGAAGGTGACCGCGCCGCTGCGCGCCGTGCGCCGGAGGACCCGCTGACGTGAGCACCCCTGACCTGTGCCTCGTCTCCGCCGCGGGCGGGTCGGTGTTCATGGAGGAGCTGTTCGAGGTCGTCGCCGACGCGGTGCGGCGCGCCGGTGGTCGAGCACGTACCGTCGTCGGCCCCTTCCCCGAGCCCGGCCCCGACACCGTGTACGTGGTGGTGCCGCACGAGTACTTCTACGTCGCCCCGGTCGCCGACCGCCCGTCCGACGAGCTGCGCCGGCGCACGGTCGCGTTCTGCGTGGAGCACCCCGGCACCATGACGTTCGAGCGCACGGCGGACCTGCTGCCGTCGCTGGCCGCGGGCGTGGACATCAACGTCGACTCGACGGCGGAGCTGCGGGCCCGGGGCATGGCGGTCGAGCACTTCCAGCTCGGCTACACGCCGCTGTGGGACCGGTGGGGCGGCGACCCCGACTCCGCGCGGTCGGTCGACGTGACCTACCTCGGCACCGCCGAGCGCCGCCGGTCCCTGCTGCTCGACCGCTACGCGGAGGACCTGGACGACCTGCGGGTCCGGCTGCTGACGCCGCCGCACGAGCCGATGGGCCCCCAGCGGGTCGACTTCCTGCCCGGCGAGGCCAAGTTCCGCCACCTCGCGGACTCGCGCATCCTGCTCAACCTGCACCGCGGGCGGTCCACCGCGCTGGAGTGGGTGCGGGTGCTGGAAGCGATGATCAACGGCTGCGTCGTGGTGACCGAGCCGTCGACGGACGTCGAGCCGATGGTGCCCGGCAAGCACCTGGTGATGGCGAGCGCCGGATCGCTCGGCGCGGCGGCGGCGGCGTTGGCGGCCGTGCCGGAGCGCGAGCGGGAGCTGCGCCTTTCGGGCTACGACTTCGTGACCAACGGCCTGGACCTGCTCGGGTCGGCGAAGACGCTGGTGGACGTGGCGGCCGACGTGCTGAAGGGCTCGGCGTCGCCCGCGCCGCTGCCCGCCCTGCCGACGCCGCAGCAGGAGCAGGCGGTGCGCCCGCTCGCCGTGGACACCCCGTCCTGGGACCCGCGGTTCGCGGGCGCGGCGTCGGCGGCGCGGACCGCCGACGACGCCGAGGCGCTGGCCGTCCGGCTGGCCGTGGAGCGCATGGCGTTCGCGCGGCGCGGGGCGGGCCGCCAGTGGTACGACCGCTTCCCGGCCGGCTCGGGCTCCGGGGTGGACGTCCTGGTGGTGCAGCAGCCGGGCGAGCCCGACCCGGACCCGCTGCTGTTCGACCTGATCAACGGCACCGTGCGGCCGGACCGGTTGCTGGTGTGCGCGGACGGCGTGCCGCTGTCGGCGGGCTCTCCCGCCACCGCCGTGCTGCACCACGAGATCCGGCTCGGCCTCGGCGAGGCGCGCGCCGGGCTGCTGGAGCGTTCCGGTGCGGACCGGCTGCTGGTGCTCGACGCCGGCTTCCGCGCCTCCCGCCACCTGCTGGAACGGCTCCTCGCGGCGGACGCCGACGTGGCCCACTGCCCCGTTGGAGACCCGGTCGAGGGCCTGGTCGGCGCGTTGCCGCCGGAGGAACGCCGGCTCGCGGAGCTGCCCTACCTCGGCGCCGGGTA
This DNA window, taken from Saccharothrix variisporea, encodes the following:
- a CDS encoding LutB/LldF family L-lactate oxidation iron-sulfur protein, translated to MGTRNPVTWLGSPTFPEAARTALADTQLRRNLRNATTTIRGRRAQAVGELPDWERLRRAGEAIKDDVLHHLDRYLEQLEAAVTARGGVVHWARDAAEANDIVLRLCGDAREVVKVKSMATQEIGLNEALAAAGVHAVETDLAELIVQLGDDRPSHILVPAIHRNRSEIREIFRAAGLGPASDDPRVLAEAARAHLRRKFLSCEVAVSGANFAVADTGSVVVLESEGNGRMCLTLPRKLITVMGLEKVVPTWQDLEVFLQLLPRSSTAERMNPYTSTWTGVTPGDGPEEFHLVLLDNGRTATLADPVGRQALRCIRCSACLNVCPVYERTGGRSYGSVYPGPIGAILTPQLVDDPHDEQAASLPFASSLCGACFEVCPVRIDIPSVLTHLRARAVEAKGRSAESVAMAAAAWVFASASRYEKAQKLGSLARLFAHDGRISWLPGPGAAWTSSRDAPVPAREPFREWWRKNRG
- a CDS encoding LutC/YkgG family protein — its product is MADARAEILGRVRAALRDKPDTPPVVRDYVRTGDASVELLADRIAHYRATVHVVTPDEVVPLLAERLAGKRIVVPDGLPWDVPGVTALRDPLTVEELDRADGVLTGCAVAIAQTGTIVLDGGPGQGRRALTLLPDHHVCVVRSDQIAGTVPEALERLDPLRPLTFISGPSATSDIELDRVEGVHGPRRLEVLVVT
- a CDS encoding Fpg/Nei family DNA glycosylase — translated: MPELPEVEALAEHLREHAVGRVVHRLDVASLQVLKTFSPPWTELQGRTVTGAGRHGKHLDLDCDGLHLVVHLARAGWLRWSDTLSVAPPKPGKGPLALRVHLGPPGEGPGFDLTEAGTKKGLAAWIVTDPTDVPGVARLGPDALSVSRERLEELFKGRTERLKTALTDQTLMAGIGNAYSDEIMHTAKLSPYATAGKLNAEALDRLHVAIVDVLNDAVARSVGQSAARLKGEKRSGLRVHARTGLPCPVCGDTVREVSFADRAFQYCPTCQTGGKPLADRRLSRLLK
- a CDS encoding DUF983 domain-containing protein, coding for MTRLVRGADGRMWTVRSQIEWRNPAKDADFEHDVSGGQGPGVLMLAIVIVMAVVLVAWTPEEVVVPGWLIFALVLLFLFFPARWAVRRPWLVAAESKKTDELPPERWVGTVRGYLTVRNEMANVARKIEMYSLPDLEGPLQPVD
- a CDS encoding sigma-70 family RNA polymerase sigma factor codes for the protein MAGDADFDRELLARVRAGDDTAYGELFSRHADAVRRFALRHVREHAEADDLTAEAFFRVLQAIRRGTGPTDHVRTYLLTVARRVAWEWSGRRRDVPVDDEELSRRVEPFPDATVGRAEHTLISRAFTSLPERWRSVLWQVEVEGARPAAVAPSFGLSPNAMAALARRAREGLRAAYLQAHLAEDSGPRACSSVLSKLGTYTAGGVQGAEQRRIRKHLQTCSSCNALHAELTEVCSSLRAHAASIAVPVAATALVAPAVLGKAAWLTGRVKLVLAGVASAAAVGLFGMVAGAFTGGPGPALLQTGPQGSDGENVLALCSTNATVTGAPTSAESPAPTSVQVHRVDHTQVRTSVVTETVTERPTSSSQQVLAVPVPSGAPTTSSEVRLFQEPPNEPVATTATTTTTAEPTKTAFVSTTSAAPTVTPTTVTLSPTSSSLKAT
- a CDS encoding DUF7674 family protein, encoding MVDWRTRASALLPELGAVIERESWSCHVFLSELWQLALEAHRDDDRDTLTRVYGFAHWCFQQEQFLSNASVVSFYEHVFDEWELRHLVAPWLPGEVVDKVRPLWEWRWPAERLAEVDRLLEEVRPPGRNAV
- a CDS encoding OsmC family protein — translated: MASTRNASTHWEGNLLQGSGTVTLESSGLGSYAVSWPARTDEAANGRTSPEELIAAAHSSCFSMAFSHALDQAGTPPTQLDTSAAVTFQPGKGITGVHLTVRGVVPGLDQDQFAAAAEDAKKNCPVSQALAGTTITLTAELA